The proteins below are encoded in one region of Pacificitalea manganoxidans:
- a CDS encoding extracellular solute-binding protein yields the protein MRPTDRRAAKARAVALTLQERDADRRRQRLLGLSGGLIAALLLGLSATGLRAQDTASAAAPDAAAETTAPAEGQIITAHAFSTFENGIKYPADFEHLDYVNVDAPKGGEMAIWARGTFDSMNPYSRKGRAGALSSIGVERLMTSTADDPYGSYCLVCETIEYPESQDWVIFHLRPEAAFSDGTPVTAEDVVFTVDLMLEQALPSFRTAVAKLYESVEAIDPQTVKFTFAEGVPRKGLISQAGSTPIFSKAWYEDSGARLDESRMEPGLTSGPYMLDDLDVNRRIVYKRNPDYWGEDLPINQGRNNFDSIRVEYFADDNAAMEGFKAGAYTFRQETSSLTWATGYEFPKVADGTIVKAELENGELPGATGFVFNLRREKFQDPRVREALGLMFNFTWTNDTLQYGLFKQRSSFWENTDLAATGVPEGAELELLQSVSDMIDPEILTEPAVTAHESTASQLDRRNFREASRLMQEAGYAVGSDGMLRKDGRTLDITFLEDNQSFDRIIQPYIANLRQLGVNAKYERVDPAQMTNRERDFDFDMVFDFYQNGFEEALGIAQRFGSEDAEYSLFNPAGYGSPAVDALIEKLIDAETLDEMKVAIRAIDRILRHERFIVPVWYNDSYWVAYYDMFEHPDPLPPLDLGHLDFWWYNADKAAELKAKGAL from the coding sequence ATGCGCCCCACTGACCGTCGCGCCGCAAAGGCCCGTGCCGTTGCCTTGACGTTGCAGGAAAGGGACGCGGACCGACGGCGCCAGCGTTTGCTCGGGCTGAGCGGAGGGCTGATCGCCGCGCTGCTGCTGGGCCTGTCGGCGACCGGCCTGCGCGCACAGGATACCGCGTCCGCTGCGGCCCCTGATGCCGCTGCCGAGACGACCGCCCCGGCGGAAGGGCAGATCATCACCGCGCATGCGTTTTCGACCTTTGAGAACGGGATCAAGTATCCGGCGGACTTCGAGCATCTCGATTACGTCAATGTCGACGCGCCCAAGGGTGGCGAGATGGCGATCTGGGCGCGGGGCACGTTTGATTCGATGAACCCCTATTCGCGCAAGGGCCGGGCAGGCGCATTGTCTAGCATCGGGGTCGAGCGGTTGATGACCTCCACCGCCGATGACCCCTATGGCTCCTACTGCCTTGTCTGCGAAACCATCGAATACCCTGAAAGTCAGGATTGGGTGATCTTCCATCTGCGGCCCGAAGCGGCGTTTTCGGATGGCACTCCGGTCACTGCCGAGGATGTCGTGTTCACCGTGGATCTGATGCTGGAACAGGCGCTGCCGTCGTTCCGCACTGCGGTGGCGAAGCTTTATGAAAGCGTGGAGGCGATCGACCCGCAGACCGTGAAATTCACCTTTGCCGAAGGTGTCCCGCGCAAAGGGCTGATCTCGCAGGCTGGCTCAACCCCGATCTTCTCGAAGGCGTGGTATGAGGACAGCGGTGCGCGTCTGGACGAAAGCCGGATGGAGCCGGGTCTGACCTCCGGTCCCTATATGCTCGACGATCTCGATGTGAACCGCCGGATCGTCTATAAGCGCAACCCAGATTACTGGGGCGAGGATCTGCCCATCAATCAGGGCCGCAACAACTTCGACAGCATCCGCGTGGAATATTTCGCCGACGACAATGCGGCGATGGAGGGCTTCAAGGCCGGGGCATATACCTTCCGGCAGGAGACAAGCTCGCTCACTTGGGCCACGGGCTACGAGTTTCCGAAGGTCGCAGACGGCACCATCGTCAAGGCCGAGCTGGAGAACGGCGAATTGCCGGGCGCTACGGGATTTGTGTTCAACCTGCGTCGCGAGAAGTTCCAGGACCCCCGCGTGCGGGAGGCTCTGGGACTGATGTTCAACTTCACCTGGACCAACGACACGCTGCAATACGGGCTGTTCAAGCAGCGCAGCAGCTTCTGGGAGAATACGGATCTGGCCGCGACCGGCGTGCCCGAAGGGGCGGAACTGGAACTGCTGCAATCGGTGTCCGACATGATCGACCCGGAAATCCTGACCGAGCCGGCGGTGACCGCCCACGAAAGCACCGCCAGTCAGCTGGATCGCCGCAATTTCCGCGAAGCGTCCCGGCTGATGCAGGAGGCGGGCTATGCCGTGGGATCGGATGGTATGCTGCGCAAGGATGGCCGCACGCTCGACATCACCTTCCTTGAGGACAATCAAAGCTTCGACCGGATCATCCAGCCCTATATCGCCAACCTGCGCCAGTTGGGCGTGAACGCGAAATACGAGCGTGTAGACCCCGCGCAGATGACCAACCGCGAGCGCGACTTCGACTTCGACATGGTGTTCGATTTCTATCAGAACGGGTTCGAGGAGGCCTTGGGCATCGCGCAGCGCTTTGGCTCGGAAGATGCCGAATACAGCCTGTTTAATCCGGCGGGCTATGGCAGCCCCGCCGTGGACGCGCTGATCGAGAAACTGATCGACGCCGAAACGCTGGACGAGATGAAAGTCGCGATCCGCGCCATCGACCGTATCCTGCGCCACGAACGCTTCATCGTGCCCGTCTGGTATAACGACAGCTACTGGGTCGCCTATTACGATATGTTCGAGCATCCCGATCCGTTGCCGCCGCTGGATCTGGGGCATCTGGACTTCTGGTGGTACAACGCCGACAAGGCCGCAGAGTTGAAGGCCAAGGGCGCGCTCTGA
- a CDS encoding c-type cytochrome: MFDTMTTTKVVGGLCGTFLVLLLGKWAAEEIYHVGAVAHGDEEVAQAYSIDVPESGAGGEEEAGPSFEEVFASADAAAGERVFGKCRACHKLDGANATGPHLDGVVNRDIAAVGDYAYSEALTSLEGAWDPAALDGFLHDPRGYAPGTKMSFSGLPSVEDRANLIAYLESAGG, translated from the coding sequence ATGTTCGACACAATGACCACGACAAAGGTCGTCGGCGGCCTGTGCGGCACATTTCTGGTGCTTCTTCTGGGCAAATGGGCGGCAGAAGAGATCTATCACGTCGGCGCAGTAGCGCATGGCGATGAGGAGGTTGCCCAAGCCTATTCCATCGACGTGCCGGAATCCGGTGCGGGCGGCGAAGAAGAAGCTGGCCCCTCCTTTGAGGAAGTTTTCGCTTCGGCTGATGCGGCTGCGGGCGAGCGGGTGTTCGGCAAATGCCGCGCCTGTCACAAGCTGGACGGCGCCAATGCCACCGGCCCGCATCTTGACGGTGTGGTGAATCGCGACATCGCGGCTGTGGGTGACTATGCCTATTCCGAGGCGCTGACCTCGCTCGAAGGCGCGTGGGACCCGGCGGCTCTCGACGGCTTCCTGCATGATCCGCGCGGCTATGCGCCCGGCACGAAGATGTCCTTCTCGGGTCTGCCGAGTGTCGAGGACCGTGCCAACCTGATCGCTTATCTCGAAAGCGCTGGCGGCTGA
- a CDS encoding prephenate dehydratase, with amino-acid sequence MAGRIAFQGELGAYSHQACHDSYPDYEPVPCRTFEDVIEIVRKGDADLAMLPVENSTYGRVADIHRLLPESGLHIVGEAFVRVHINLLALPGTPLHRVERAQSHTVLLGQCRDFLRQHNIDPVTGADTAGSAQHVAELGDPALGALASELAGEIYGLQVLARHIEDQSNNTTRFLAMQREMDLRRRGDGPMITSFVFRTKNIPAALYKAMGGFATNGVNMTKLESYMVGGSFTATQFYADIEGHPDDRNVQQALDELSYFTTKLELLGVYPADPRR; translated from the coding sequence ATGGCGGGACGTATCGCTTTTCAGGGGGAGCTTGGCGCGTATTCGCATCAGGCCTGTCACGACAGTTATCCGGATTACGAACCGGTTCCCTGCCGCACGTTCGAGGACGTGATCGAGATCGTGCGCAAGGGCGACGCCGACCTTGCCATGCTGCCGGTCGAAAACTCCACCTATGGCCGCGTGGCCGACATCCACCGCCTGCTGCCCGAAAGCGGGCTGCACATTGTGGGCGAAGCCTTTGTGCGGGTGCATATCAACCTGCTCGCCCTGCCCGGCACGCCCCTGCACCGCGTCGAACGCGCCCAAAGCCACACCGTGCTGCTGGGTCAGTGCCGCGATTTCCTGCGTCAGCACAATATCGATCCGGTGACCGGCGCGGATACCGCAGGCTCTGCACAGCATGTGGCCGAACTGGGCGACCCCGCGCTTGGCGCGCTGGCCTCGGAACTGGCGGGTGAAATCTACGGCCTGCAGGTTCTGGCCCGCCATATCGAAGACCAGTCTAACAACACCACCCGGTTCCTTGCCATGCAGCGCGAGATGGATCTGCGCCGCCGGGGCGATGGGCCGATGATTACCTCGTTCGTGTTCCGAACCAAAAACATCCCCGCCGCGCTGTATAAGGCGATGGGCGGCTTTGCGACGAATGGTGTGAACATGACCAAGCTGGAAAGCTACATGGTCGGCGGCAGCTTTACCGCGACGCAATTCTACGCCGATATCGAAGGCCACCCGGACGACCGCAATGTGCAACAGGCGCTGGATGAGCTGAGCTACTTCACGACAAAGCTGGAACTGCTGGGCGTTTATCCCGCCGATCCGCGCCGCTAG
- a CDS encoding SRPBCC family protein: protein MKFSTNEDIGVPIETVFAAVSDFDGFQRQARRRGVEVTRLDAGPGIGVGASWQIRFAYRGKPRQVTAEIAEWSPATGYRVTFAGGGIAGDMPVELVALSRQRTRLSLEIEMRPKTLAARVVIQSLRLAKASLSRKFKKRVAEFAAELERRNAA from the coding sequence ATGAAATTCTCCACGAATGAAGATATCGGCGTCCCCATCGAGACGGTGTTTGCCGCCGTCAGCGATTTCGACGGGTTTCAGCGGCAGGCCAGACGCCGGGGTGTGGAGGTGACGCGCCTCGATGCCGGGCCGGGCATCGGGGTCGGCGCGTCGTGGCAGATCCGCTTTGCCTATCGTGGAAAACCCCGTCAGGTCACCGCCGAGATTGCGGAGTGGTCTCCGGCCACCGGCTACCGGGTGACATTTGCGGGCGGCGGAATCGCAGGGGACATGCCGGTGGAACTGGTCGCATTGTCGCGCCAGCGCACCCGGCTATCGCTCGAAATCGAGATGCGCCCGAAAACGCTGGCCGCGCGTGTGGTTATTCAATCGCTTCGGCTAGCCAAGGCTTCGCTCAGCCGGAAGTTCAAGAAACGCGTGGCCGAATTCGCAGCTGAGCTGGAGCGCCGCAACGCTGCGTGA
- the nudC gene encoding NAD(+) diphosphatase, whose translation MRIAETVIFGGGGIGQGALDRGAELRNDPERITELRHGPDARILTLWRGKPLLNADAPLSLAGLGPDHPALASGPDSLLPEVFLGRVDGQPWFVRDISGWEPEAVDTAALDAFADHSEQAHPDLPASQRFVELRRAMTALSPTEAEMCATGRAILNWHSTHRFCAACGAPSDAVSAGWVRRCATCGAQHFPRTDPVVIMLITQGNSVLLGRSPHWPEGMYSLLAGFVEPGETMEAAVRREVYEETGVEVGQVTYLASQPWPFPNSLMLGCHGEALTRDLTLDPAEIEDALWLTREEAMEVIAGGHAVVRPPRNGAIAGFLLRNWLADRLD comes from the coding sequence ATGCGGATTGCCGAGACGGTAATATTTGGGGGCGGCGGGATCGGGCAGGGCGCGTTGGATCGCGGCGCGGAACTGCGCAATGACCCCGAACGAATCACCGAATTGCGCCACGGACCGGACGCCCGCATCCTGACCCTGTGGCGGGGAAAGCCGCTGCTCAATGCCGATGCGCCTCTGTCGCTGGCGGGCTTGGGCCCAGACCACCCCGCGCTGGCATCCGGCCCGGACAGCCTGCTGCCAGAGGTCTTTCTGGGCCGGGTGGACGGACAGCCGTGGTTTGTGCGCGATATTTCGGGTTGGGAGCCGGAGGCGGTGGATACTGCCGCGCTGGACGCGTTCGCCGATCACAGCGAACAGGCGCATCCCGATCTGCCTGCCAGTCAGCGGTTCGTCGAATTACGTCGCGCTATGACCGCGCTCAGCCCGACAGAGGCGGAGATGTGCGCCACTGGGCGAGCGATCCTCAACTGGCATAGCACCCACCGGTTCTGTGCCGCCTGCGGCGCGCCGAGCGACGCGGTCTCAGCCGGCTGGGTGCGGCGCTGCGCGACCTGCGGCGCACAGCATTTTCCGCGCACCGACCCTGTTGTCATCATGCTGATCACGCAGGGAAATTCGGTGCTGCTGGGTCGCTCGCCTCACTGGCCCGAAGGGATGTATTCGCTGCTTGCGGGCTTTGTCGAGCCAGGCGAAACGATGGAGGCAGCGGTGCGTCGCGAGGTGTATGAGGAAACCGGCGTGGAGGTGGGGCAGGTGACATATCTTGCCAGCCAGCCTTGGCCATTCCCCAACTCGCTGATGCTGGGCTGTCATGGCGAGGCGCTGACGCGTGACCTGACGCTCGACCCGGCGGAGATCGAAGACGCGCTATGGTTGACGCGGGAGGAGGCGATGGAGGTGATCGCAGGCGGACATGCCGTGGTGAGACCGCCACGCAATGGGGCCATCGCCGGATTCCTTTTGCGAAACTGGCTTGCGGACCGTCTGGATTGA
- a CDS encoding bifunctional 2',3'-cyclic-nucleotide 2'-phosphodiesterase/3'-nucleotidase, giving the protein MSYSVFPSLTRRSFLAGTAGVSLIALHPFSARAASNQAHLRIMETTDLHVHVYPYDYYSDKPVDTVGLARTAAHIDAIRAEATNTMLVDNGDFLQGNPMGDYIAYERGMAEGDMHPVIKAMNTLGYDASTLGNHEFNYGLDFLQKSLAGADFPVVSSNVATRTGASPTQDQTLLKPYVILDRQVTDGDGTSHPIRVGIIGFVPPQIMNWDRKHLEGNVEARDIVTTARAYIPQMKEEGADIIIALSHSGIGSADWTEGMENASVPLAAVDGIDAVMTGHSHLVFPSPTYAEFAGVDAEKGLIHGKPAVMGGFWGSHLGVIDLMLEREAGEWRVVTTSVETRPISERGEDRSVTALVESDPEVLDAIATEHQATLDYVRTAVGDTSTPLHSYFALVADDPSVQVVSIAQKWYISDMMQGTENEGLPILSAAAPFKAGGRGGPDYYTDVPVGPVAIKNVADLYLYPNTVRAVKVTGEQVRLWLERSAGMFNQITPGEADQVLLNDDFPSYNFDVIDGVSYQIDLSQPAMFDRDGAVVAPDTQRIVNLTFEGAPVRDDMEFIVATNNYRASGGGSFPGADGSTIVFEAPDTNRDVIVRYIVEEGTITPKADANWSFAPMPDTTVLFDTGPRAIDYIDDVAGVSIAPAGDGPDGFARFRITL; this is encoded by the coding sequence ATGTCGTATTCGGTTTTCCCGTCGCTTACCCGCCGTTCGTTTTTGGCGGGCACAGCAGGTGTCTCGTTGATTGCATTGCACCCCTTCTCCGCCCGCGCCGCGTCCAATCAGGCGCATTTGCGGATCATGGAAACCACGGACCTGCATGTGCATGTCTATCCTTACGATTACTATTCGGACAAACCCGTGGACACGGTCGGGCTTGCGCGCACCGCCGCGCATATCGACGCGATCCGCGCCGAAGCCACGAACACCATGTTGGTCGATAACGGTGATTTCCTGCAGGGCAATCCGATGGGCGACTACATCGCCTATGAGCGCGGCATGGCCGAGGGCGACATGCACCCGGTCATCAAGGCGATGAACACGCTTGGCTATGACGCGTCGACGCTGGGCAATCACGAATTCAACTATGGCTTGGATTTCCTTCAAAAATCGCTCGCCGGGGCGGATTTTCCGGTCGTCAGCAGCAATGTCGCCACCCGCACCGGCGCCAGCCCGACGCAGGACCAGACCCTGCTGAAGCCGTATGTCATTCTTGACCGGCAGGTCACCGATGGCGACGGCACCAGCCACCCGATCCGCGTGGGCATCATCGGCTTCGTGCCGCCGCAGATCATGAACTGGGACCGCAAGCATTTGGAAGGCAACGTAGAGGCCCGCGACATCGTCACGACCGCCCGCGCCTATATTCCCCAGATGAAGGAAGAAGGCGCGGACATCATCATCGCGCTGAGCCATTCGGGCATCGGTTCTGCCGACTGGACCGAAGGGATGGAAAACGCCTCCGTCCCGCTGGCCGCCGTGGACGGGATTGACGCGGTGATGACCGGGCACAGCCATCTGGTCTTTCCATCGCCGACCTATGCCGAATTTGCCGGCGTCGATGCCGAGAAAGGTCTGATCCACGGAAAACCCGCCGTCATGGGTGGGTTCTGGGGATCGCATCTGGGCGTGATCGACCTGATGCTGGAGCGGGAGGCCGGGGAATGGCGCGTCGTCACCACCTCTGTCGAGACGCGTCCCATTTCCGAGCGTGGCGAGGACCGCAGCGTGACGGCGCTTGTGGAAAGCGACCCCGAAGTGCTGGACGCGATCGCGACCGAACATCAGGCCACGCTGGACTATGTGCGCACGGCGGTGGGGGACACCTCCACCCCGCTGCATTCCTATTTCGCGCTGGTCGCCGATGATCCGTCTGTGCAGGTCGTCTCGATCGCGCAGAAGTGGTATATCAGCGACATGATGCAGGGCACCGAAAACGAGGGCCTGCCGATCCTTTCCGCAGCCGCGCCGTTCAAGGCCGGGGGCCGTGGCGGGCCTGACTATTACACCGATGTGCCCGTGGGCCCGGTCGCGATCAAAAACGTGGCCGATCTCTATCTCTATCCCAATACCGTGCGCGCGGTGAAGGTGACGGGCGAACAGGTGCGGTTGTGGCTGGAACGCTCCGCCGGGATGTTCAATCAGATCACTCCCGGCGAGGCTGATCAGGTTCTGCTGAACGACGACTTTCCGTCCTATAATTTCGATGTGATCGACGGCGTCAGCTATCAGATCGATCTAAGCCAGCCCGCGATGTTCGACAGGGATGGTGCGGTGGTCGCACCTGACACCCAGCGGATCGTCAACCTGACCTTCGAAGGCGCGCCGGTGCGCGACGATATGGAATTCATCGTCGCCACGAACAATTACCGTGCCTCGGGTGGCGGTAGCTTCCCCGGCGCCGACGGCTCTACCATCGTGTTCGAGGCGCCCGACACCAACCGGGACGTCATCGTGCGCTACATCGTCGAGGAAGGCACGATCACACCAAAGGCCGATGCGAACTGGTCGTTCGCACCGATGCCCGATACCACTGTGCTGTTCGATACTGGCCCTCGGGCCATCGACTATATCGACGATGTGGCGGGCGTCAGCATCGCGCCTGCGGGCGATGGGCCTGACGGGTTCGCCCGCTTCCGCATCACGCTTTAA
- a CDS encoding ABC transporter substrate-binding protein, giving the protein MLMRTLAALGATAALAVPAMAQDIDMPFALDWKFEGPAAPYFVAVDKGYFADAGLAVEISEGAGSLDAIPKVATGAFPVGFADINSVIRFLDQNPEAPVTAVMMIYDKPPFAVVGRKSLGVETPADLPGKVLGAPPPDGAWAQFPIFAAENDLNMDEIEVEPVGFPTREPMLAEGKVASVTGFSFSSVLNLERLGVAPDDISVILMADYGVDLYGNAIIVNTNFAETNPEAVTGFLTAIAQGWSDAIADPAAAVESLLERNPAADAALETRRLQLAIDDNVLTDFVKENGLGGIDAARMESGLEQTKSVYEFQNAPDAAALFDDSYLPPAEARMLQ; this is encoded by the coding sequence ATGCTCATGCGGACACTCGCCGCCCTTGGCGCGACCGCCGCCCTTGCCGTTCCGGCAATGGCGCAGGATATCGACATGCCCTTTGCCCTCGACTGGAAGTTCGAGGGCCCCGCTGCGCCCTATTTCGTTGCCGTGGACAAAGGCTATTTCGCCGACGCCGGGCTGGCGGTCGAAATCTCCGAAGGCGCGGGCTCGCTCGACGCGATCCCAAAGGTCGCCACCGGCGCATTCCCCGTCGGGTTCGCTGACATCAACTCGGTCATCCGTTTCCTCGACCAGAACCCCGAAGCGCCGGTCACCGCCGTTATGATGATCTATGACAAGCCGCCCTTTGCCGTGGTGGGCCGCAAGTCGTTGGGCGTGGAAACCCCCGCCGATCTGCCGGGCAAGGTGCTGGGCGCGCCGCCGCCCGACGGGGCATGGGCGCAATTCCCGATCTTTGCCGCCGAAAACGATCTGAACATGGACGAGATCGAAGTGGAGCCGGTGGGCTTCCCGACGCGCGAGCCGATGCTGGCCGAAGGCAAGGTCGCCTCCGTCACCGGGTTCTCGTTCTCCTCCGTGCTGAACCTTGAGCGTCTGGGCGTGGCGCCCGACGACATTTCGGTCATCCTGATGGCCGATTACGGCGTCGATCTGTATGGTAACGCGATCATCGTGAACACCAACTTCGCAGAGACCAATCCCGAGGCTGTGACTGGCTTCCTCACCGCCATCGCACAGGGCTGGTCGGATGCGATCGCGGACCCTGCCGCTGCCGTCGAATCGCTGCTGGAACGTAACCCCGCCGCCGATGCCGCGCTGGAAACCCGGCGTCTGCAACTGGCCATTGACGATAACGTGCTGACCGATTTCGTGAAAGAAAACGGGCTGGGCGGCATCGACGCCGCGCGTATGGAAAGCGGGCTGGAACAGACCAAGTCGGTCTACGAATTCCAGAACGCGCCGGACGCCGCCGCGCTGTTCGATGACAGCTATCTGCCCCCGGCAGAGGCACGCATGTTGCAGTGA
- a CDS encoding ABC transporter ATP-binding protein, with product MDNLIDIKGVTHAYRTEAGPLPVLDGLDISVPQGEFCAVVGPSGCGKSTLTRLVAGLMTPDAGEVWLHGERVKSPRNTVGMAFQNPVLLEWRSILQNVILPLEIVAPRMSRGDRIDRAMELLELVGLKGFEDKRPSELSGGMRQRASLCRAIVHKPDVLIMDEPFGALDAFTREDLWQTMRELRRQEPFTCVLITHDLRESVFLGDQVIVLSGRPARTQYILDVTLPADRTLDSLYTPEAAEMLATLRHQIQVAQGRAPEHAA from the coding sequence ATGGACAACCTAATCGACATCAAAGGCGTAACCCACGCCTACCGGACCGAGGCCGGACCGCTGCCCGTGCTCGACGGGCTCGACATCTCGGTGCCGCAGGGTGAGTTCTGCGCCGTGGTCGGGCCTTCGGGCTGTGGCAAATCTACACTGACGCGGCTGGTCGCCGGGCTGATGACCCCCGATGCGGGCGAGGTCTGGCTGCATGGCGAGCGCGTCAAATCCCCTCGGAACACCGTTGGCATGGCCTTCCAGAACCCGGTTTTGCTGGAATGGCGCAGCATTTTGCAGAACGTGATCCTGCCGCTCGAGATCGTCGCCCCCCGCATGTCGCGCGGCGATCGGATCGACCGGGCGATGGAGCTGCTGGAGTTGGTCGGGCTGAAAGGGTTCGAGGACAAGCGTCCATCCGAACTGTCCGGCGGCATGCGGCAGCGCGCCTCTTTGTGCCGCGCCATCGTGCACAAACCCGATGTTCTGATCATGGACGAACCTTTCGGGGCGCTCGATGCATTCACCCGCGAAGACCTGTGGCAAACCATGCGTGAACTGCGTCGGCAGGAGCCGTTTACCTGCGTCCTCATCACCCATGACCTGCGCGAAAGCGTGTTTCTGGGCGATCAGGTCATCGTGCTATCGGGCCGCCCGGCGCGCACGCAATATATCCTCGATGTGACCCTGCCCGCCGACCGCACGCTCGACAGCCTCTATACGCCGGAAGCGGCGGAAATGCTGGCCACCCTGCGCCACCAGATTCAGGTCGCCCAAGGTCGTGCGCCGGAGCACGCGGCATGA
- a CDS encoding ABC transporter permease: MKSSKLQQIGVPIAAILVFLLAWEALVWVNGWPNYKMASPSDLPPAFWRYRELFLVGAWQTLWRTVAGLLIAVVAGTGLGMVMGFSRLMRDALYPLLVGFNAVPKATLVPVIALIFIGQHDFNTVLMAFLISFFPIAVSVGIGLSTLEPEYRDILRSLGASRVTIFRKIALPKTLPEFFGALKVSVTLAFIGTNLVEIVSPHGRGLGALFLSGQTNSDYPLMFAVLIALAFLGIVLYYAVVALEKIFAGWAERPTS; this comes from the coding sequence ATGAAATCCAGCAAATTGCAGCAGATCGGCGTTCCCATCGCCGCGATCCTTGTTTTCCTGCTGGCATGGGAGGCGCTGGTCTGGGTCAATGGCTGGCCGAACTACAAAATGGCCTCCCCCTCGGATCTGCCGCCCGCTTTCTGGCGCTACCGCGAATTGTTTCTGGTTGGCGCGTGGCAGACCCTATGGCGCACTGTCGCCGGGCTGCTCATTGCCGTGGTCGCAGGCACCGGCCTAGGCATGGTCATGGGTTTTTCCCGGCTGATGCGCGACGCGCTTTATCCCTTGCTCGTCGGATTCAACGCGGTGCCCAAAGCAACGCTGGTGCCGGTGATCGCGCTGATCTTCATCGGTCAGCACGATTTCAACACCGTGCTGATGGCGTTTCTGATCTCGTTCTTCCCGATCGCGGTGTCCGTGGGCATCGGCCTGTCGACGCTGGAGCCGGAATATCGCGACATCCTGCGATCCCTCGGCGCGTCGCGGGTGACGATCTTCCGCAAGATCGCCCTCCCCAAAACACTGCCGGAATTCTTTGGCGCACTGAAGGTTTCGGTCACGCTGGCCTTCATCGGCACCAATTTGGTGGAGATCGTGTCCCCGCACGGGCGTGGGCTTGGCGCACTATTCCTGTCGGGGCAGACCAATTCCGATTATCCGCTGATGTTCGCGGTGCTGATCGCCTTGGCGTTCCTCGGGATCGTGCTTTACTACGCCGTGGTCGCGCTGGAAAAGATCTTCGCCGGATGGGCGGAGCGTCCTACCTCCTGA
- a CDS encoding Hint domain-containing protein, with amino-acid sequence MTSSSTTFTAASGYLQYDGPLRFHPDSDLGDFSLTFDDGDLSQAETVSLDGGTSYTPFEIISSGTTSPKSNNNFYKNFDEFSSGEPPYYVVIAIGDQQYILFPDDPAAMGDLDGNVQLDEAEPICFVAGTLILTAQGERPIETLVAGDMVVTRDHGLAPLRWIGMRRMAVTPAIAPIRITAGALGPNMPEQDLSVSPQHRVLLRGARAEMLFGAPEVLVAARHLVDDARVVRDTGARQVTYVHLMFDAHEVIYTQGLQSESLQAGPVGLASLEPEHRAEVLAIFPELEQQSGTRPAVRPELKRREAALLVR; translated from the coding sequence ATGACGTCATCGAGCACGACTTTCACCGCGGCGAGCGGGTATCTCCAATATGACGGACCGCTGCGGTTTCACCCCGACAGCGATCTGGGGGATTTTTCGCTGACCTTTGACGACGGCGACCTGTCACAGGCGGAAACTGTCAGCCTCGATGGCGGGACAAGCTATACCCCGTTCGAAATCATTTCGAGCGGCACCACCTCGCCCAAGAGCAACAACAACTTCTACAAGAACTTCGATGAATTCTCATCGGGCGAGCCGCCCTATTACGTCGTGATCGCCATCGGCGATCAGCAATATATCCTGTTTCCTGACGATCCCGCCGCGATGGGCGATCTGGACGGCAATGTGCAGTTGGACGAGGCCGAGCCGATTTGCTTCGTCGCTGGCACGCTGATCCTGACCGCCCAAGGCGAACGCCCGATCGAAACCCTGGTCGCGGGCGATATGGTGGTGACACGCGATCACGGCTTGGCGCCGCTGCGCTGGATCGGGATGCGCCGTATGGCCGTGACGCCCGCCATCGCCCCGATCCGCATCACCGCCGGAGCGCTGGGGCCGAACATGCCGGAGCAGGATCTAAGCGTCTCGCCACAGCACCGGGTGCTTCTGCGCGGCGCACGGGCGGAGATGCTGTTTGGCGCGCCGGAGGTTCTGGTCGCGGCGCGGCACCTTGTCGATGATGCCCGCGTGGTCCGCGATACCGGCGCGCGGCAGGTGACCTATGTGCATCTGATGTTCGACGCACATGAGGTGATCTACACCCAAGGCCTGCAAAGCGAGAGCCTGCAGGCCGGTCCCGTCGGGCTGGCATCTCTTGAGCCCGAGCACCGGGCCGAAGTGCTGGCGATTTTCCCTGAGCTAGAACAGCAATCCGGCACCCGCCCCGCAGTGCGACCGGAGTTGAAGCGGCGCGAGGCTGCCCTGCTGGTCCGCTAG